The following nucleotide sequence is from Cicer arietinum cultivar CDC Frontier isolate Library 1 chromosome 2, Cicar.CDCFrontier_v2.0, whole genome shotgun sequence.
GTTAGTTTCTGATATAAAGGTGTAAATTTGTAGGAAAAAACGAGGTCAACAACCTACAGGTGCACTAACTCGAACAGCCAAAACTTCTGGTTTTAAGTCTGTGTCTGAAATGCTTGCAATGAAAGTTAACAGTGTTGATGATGATTGCCAAAACCAGAGATTGAAAAAGACTAAACTTTGTAAAGGTGTTTCAGATTGTGAAgttaaaacaaatacaaatgATGAATGGGAATCAAAATTAAAGGAGTATTATGGTTTGATTAGTGGTAAAATGGATGTTCCTAAGGTTTGGACAGCAAGTGATTTTTGCTTAATTCCAAATCTAATGGATGATAAAAATTGCCAAGGAACTAAAGATGCTCCTCAATCTTTAGCTTCAAATGGTGATAAGAAAATGCATCAAGTAAATTGCAATGCCAATGTAGCTACTAGTTCTGTTGATAATGTTGTCATTAATTCTGAAATAAACATAGGTGTAGCACAACATCTAAATGTGGAAAAATGTTCTGTAACAGAAAAAATTGAGGAAGAAATTCTTTTGTCTCCCGACACTAAGTTAACAAAAATATTGGATAAGGATTTTCCAACTGAAGATGTTTGTAA
It contains:
- the LOC105851435 gene encoding uncharacterized protein, translating into MIQDVNLLTDWICPKCRGMCNCSFCMKKRGQQPTGALTRTAKTSGFKSVSEMLAMKVNSVDDDCQNQRLKKTKLCKGVSDCEVKTNTNDEWESKLKEYYGLISGKMDVPKVWTASDFCLIPNLMDDKNCQGTKDAPQSLASNGDKKMHQVNCNANVATSSVDNVVINSEINIGVAQHLNVEKCSVTEKIEEEILLSPDTKLTKILDKDFPTEDVCNALQFSEFCNK